A stretch of Natronococcus sp. CG52 DNA encodes these proteins:
- a CDS encoding DUF192 domain-containing protein: protein MQLVHESERKPAETLASTVETADSIASQFRGLTFRRSLPDDYALAFRFGTARTRDVHMLFVFVPLDVVWVVDGVVQRVERLRPWRGFARETCDLIAELPAGAAAGVEPGDQLVLEDDCTAG from the coding sequence GTGCAACTCGTCCACGAGTCGGAGCGCAAACCGGCGGAGACCCTGGCCTCGACCGTCGAGACCGCGGATTCGATCGCGAGTCAGTTCCGCGGGCTCACGTTTCGCCGGTCGCTCCCCGACGACTACGCGCTCGCGTTCCGGTTCGGGACGGCCAGGACTCGCGACGTGCACATGCTGTTCGTCTTCGTCCCGCTCGACGTCGTCTGGGTCGTCGACGGCGTCGTCCAGCGCGTCGAGCGGCTTCGCCCCTGGCGCGGCTTCGCCCGCGAAACGTGCGACCTGATCGCCGAACTTCCCGCTGGCGCGGCGGCCGGCGTCGAGCCCGGCGATCAACTCGTGCTCGAAGACGACTGTACCGCCGGGTAG
- a CDS encoding DUF7097 family protein, with product MEKTPQGTSVGVDDPYEFAGVCDHLTGEGRCRYAFDHYEHDPDFARERATDDYECPVVDPETDETWTDCPHFRSRNRDRECVRCGLEEKRLAHDDERPLLEEHHLSYARNGEELSHEITVYLCRWCHSKVHNSWARITDDAAPDPDAVAALESRRGRERDELGFESAATRYENGETGE from the coding sequence ATGGAGAAGACGCCACAGGGAACGTCGGTCGGCGTCGACGATCCGTACGAGTTCGCGGGCGTCTGTGACCACCTCACCGGCGAGGGCCGGTGTCGGTACGCGTTCGACCACTACGAACACGACCCCGATTTCGCCCGCGAACGCGCGACCGATGACTACGAGTGTCCCGTCGTCGACCCCGAAACCGACGAGACGTGGACCGACTGTCCCCACTTTCGCTCGCGCAACCGCGACCGCGAGTGCGTCCGCTGCGGACTCGAGGAGAAGCGACTGGCTCACGACGACGAGCGGCCGCTGCTCGAGGAGCACCACCTCTCGTACGCACGCAACGGCGAGGAACTCTCCCACGAGATCACGGTCTACCTCTGTCGGTGGTGTCACTCGAAGGTCCACAACTCGTGGGCGCGGATCACCGACGACGCCGCGCCGGACCCCGACGCTGTCGCCGCGCTCGAATCGCGTCGCGGCCGCGAACGGGACGAACTGGGGTTCGAGTCGGCGGCGACGCGCTACGAGAACGGCGAGACGGGGGAGTAG
- a CDS encoding DUF5800 family protein, producing MTTLAFDDDGVDVVYEGTEFRLERELIEEATEKSYYDVTDHEVLKIVAEQPDLKGEPRRVGDILP from the coding sequence ATGACGACGCTCGCGTTCGACGACGATGGAGTCGACGTCGTGTACGAAGGAACCGAGTTCCGCCTCGAGCGGGAACTCATCGAAGAGGCTACCGAGAAGTCCTACTACGACGTGACGGACCACGAGGTGCTGAAGATCGTCGCGGAACAGCCGGACCTGAAGGGCGAACCGCGCCGCGTCGGCGATATCCTTCCCTGA
- a CDS encoding TrmB family transcriptional regulator, whose amino-acid sequence MQEATLRSQLAAFGLSEKEIDTYLALLALGEAKTSAIADESGVSQRYVYQIAEDLEERGLAIVKDHAKPTTIAAVPPEQAIEGLVSRLRSLQPGLETRFTETSQETASFNVIKSRQTVLKEIRRIVSSATEEVFLALPHYAVEKLENEIESAFDRGVMVVLLEGAVEPQSSEEVERRFDGVAHVVRQWHHDMSFVATGDSGSGIVGERQLLRSDDNDKEAVAVSESHVVGSMFGAFQGGFWAAGEEVYTGDSASLPATYTMARPAVLNAVLAQLDGRMLRIEVSGRTTDTDEPRFVTGRVVGIRQGLVEPFTNSFPVENSLSVETDDGERLSVGGDGAFVEDLRANETTLRPVE is encoded by the coding sequence ATGCAGGAAGCTACACTCAGATCACAGCTGGCGGCGTTCGGACTCTCCGAGAAGGAGATCGACACGTATCTCGCGTTGCTCGCGCTCGGCGAGGCCAAGACCAGCGCGATCGCCGACGAATCCGGCGTCTCTCAGCGGTACGTTTACCAGATCGCGGAGGACCTGGAGGAACGCGGACTGGCGATCGTGAAAGACCACGCGAAACCGACGACGATCGCCGCCGTACCGCCGGAACAGGCCATCGAGGGGCTCGTCAGTCGGCTGCGATCGCTCCAACCGGGTCTCGAGACCCGGTTCACCGAGACTTCCCAGGAGACGGCCTCGTTCAACGTCATCAAGAGCCGCCAGACCGTGCTCAAGGAGATCCGACGGATCGTCAGCTCGGCAACCGAGGAGGTGTTCCTCGCGCTTCCCCACTACGCGGTCGAAAAACTCGAGAACGAGATCGAATCGGCGTTCGATCGCGGCGTAATGGTCGTGTTGCTCGAGGGTGCGGTCGAGCCGCAGTCGAGCGAAGAAGTCGAGCGACGGTTCGACGGCGTCGCGCACGTCGTCCGTCAGTGGCACCACGACATGTCGTTCGTCGCGACCGGCGATTCGGGATCGGGAATCGTCGGCGAGCGGCAACTCCTCCGGAGCGACGACAACGACAAGGAAGCCGTCGCCGTCTCTGAATCCCACGTCGTCGGATCGATGTTCGGCGCCTTCCAGGGCGGCTTCTGGGCCGCGGGCGAGGAGGTCTACACCGGCGATTCCGCGTCGCTTCCCGCGACCTACACGATGGCCCGACCGGCGGTACTCAACGCGGTACTCGCGCAACTCGACGGCCGAATGCTTCGAATCGAGGTGTCGGGTCGAACGACCGATACGGACGAACCTCGGTTCGTGACGGGTCGGGTCGTCGGAATCCGACAGGGGCTCGTCGAGCCGTTCACGAACTCGTTCCCCGTCGAAAACAGCCTCAGCGTCGAGACCGACGACGGTGAGCGACTCAGCGTCGGCGGCGACGGCGCGTTCGTCGAGGACCTGCGAGCGAACGAAACGACGCTCCGGCCGGTCGAATGA
- a CDS encoding ABC transporter ATP-binding protein has translation MTDDHVVSLENVEVHFEKEQGLVEGLFNDPDRVKAVDNVSLDIPENDVVALVGESGCGKTTLGKTAIGVQRPTGGSVRYRGQDIWEAKDGTGEIPYEQIRKSLQIIHQDPGGALNPNRTVMKSLTTPLARWEPDMDSEDRRARVLRMLERVGMKPPGDYASRYPHQLSGGEQQRVALVRALLMNPDLILADEAVSALDVSLRVETMDLLLELQEEFGTSFLFISHDLSNARYLAENANGRLGVMYLGEIVEIGPADEVLQNPQHPYTKVLRWATADVDPSSWDATEPPVRDIDIPDPVNPPAGCRFHPRCPEARAVCTSETPALSQREADDRGHCAKCFRDDPDHEYWSSDLLEGAESTHLETH, from the coding sequence ATGACCGACGACCACGTCGTCTCCCTCGAGAACGTCGAGGTGCACTTCGAGAAGGAACAGGGTCTGGTCGAGGGCCTGTTCAACGATCCCGACCGCGTTAAGGCGGTCGACAACGTCTCGCTCGACATTCCGGAGAACGACGTCGTCGCGCTCGTCGGCGAATCCGGTTGCGGGAAAACGACGCTCGGCAAGACCGCTATCGGCGTCCAGCGTCCGACGGGCGGCAGCGTTCGCTACCGCGGACAGGACATCTGGGAGGCCAAGGACGGTACCGGAGAGATCCCCTACGAGCAGATTCGCAAGTCTCTGCAGATCATCCACCAGGATCCCGGCGGGGCACTCAACCCGAACCGGACGGTGATGAAGAGCCTCACGACCCCGCTGGCCCGGTGGGAACCCGACATGGACAGCGAGGATCGCCGGGCGCGAGTCCTGCGGATGCTCGAGCGCGTCGGGATGAAGCCGCCGGGCGACTACGCGAGTCGCTACCCGCACCAGCTCTCGGGCGGCGAGCAACAGCGCGTCGCGCTGGTCCGGGCGCTGTTGATGAATCCGGATCTCATCCTCGCGGACGAGGCCGTCTCCGCGCTCGACGTCTCCCTGCGCGTGGAGACGATGGACCTGCTGCTCGAACTCCAGGAGGAGTTCGGCACGTCGTTCCTGTTCATCAGCCACGACCTCTCGAACGCCCGCTACCTCGCTGAGAACGCGAACGGCCGCCTCGGGGTGATGTACCTCGGAGAGATCGTCGAGATCGGCCCCGCAGACGAGGTGCTCCAGAATCCGCAACACCCCTACACGAAGGTGTTGCGGTGGGCGACCGCGGACGTCGACCCGAGTAGCTGGGACGCCACGGAGCCGCCCGTTCGCGACATCGACATTCCCGATCCGGTGAACCCGCCGGCGGGCTGTCGGTTCCATCCGCGGTGTCCCGAGGCGCGGGCGGTCTGCACGTCCGAAACGCCCGCGCTCTCGCAGCGCGAGGCGGACGACCGGGGCCACTGCGCGAAGTGTTTCCGAGACGATCCGGACCACGAGTACTGGTCCAGTGACCTCCTCGAGGGGGCCGAATCCACACACCTTGAAACCCACTGA
- a CDS encoding ABC transporter ATP-binding protein: MANATQRTAGGQHDSSDERSDDVVFSLENTTVEFDMDRGTSRVVDDVDFEVYREEIVGIVGESGSGKSMLANAMLDAVDEPGRLTGDVVYYPEDGDPINVLELSDRELKEFRWEEVAMVFQGASRSFNPTMTIRGHFEETLDAHGADRQEGMERARELLSDLYLDAERVLDSYPHELSGGMSQRALIALSLILEPEVLVMDEPTAALDLLMQRSILSLLSDLQEKYELTVVFITHDLPLVAGLADRIAVMYAFDLREVGPAEDVVRNPSHPYTRALLKAVPNLDAPLETMQPIEGSAPDPVNIPQGCTYAPRCPIADEECRTTEPHFHEVDDGGEHAVTCFHWEDADEAVDLDPQAQTANGETEVNR, translated from the coding sequence ATGGCAAACGCGACACAACGAACCGCAGGGGGACAGCACGACTCGAGCGACGAACGATCGGACGACGTCGTCTTCTCGCTCGAGAACACGACCGTCGAGTTCGACATGGACCGGGGGACCTCCCGGGTCGTCGACGACGTCGACTTCGAGGTCTATCGCGAGGAGATCGTCGGCATCGTCGGCGAGAGCGGCTCCGGCAAGTCGATGCTCGCGAACGCGATGCTCGACGCCGTCGACGAACCGGGTCGGCTCACGGGCGACGTGGTCTACTACCCCGAAGACGGCGACCCGATCAACGTCCTCGAACTCTCGGATCGCGAACTCAAGGAGTTCCGCTGGGAGGAGGTGGCGATGGTATTCCAGGGCGCCTCGCGGTCGTTCAACCCGACGATGACGATTCGGGGCCACTTCGAGGAGACGCTCGACGCTCACGGCGCCGACCGCCAGGAAGGAATGGAGCGCGCCCGCGAGCTGCTCTCGGATCTGTATCTCGACGCCGAGCGCGTGCTGGACTCCTACCCGCACGAGCTCTCCGGCGGGATGTCCCAGCGCGCGCTGATCGCGCTCAGTCTCATCCTCGAGCCCGAAGTGCTGGTGATGGACGAGCCGACGGCCGCACTGGACCTGCTGATGCAGCGGTCGATCCTCAGCCTGCTGTCGGACCTTCAGGAGAAGTACGAGCTGACGGTCGTGTTCATCACACACGACCTCCCGCTCGTGGCGGGGCTGGCCGACCGGATCGCGGTCATGTACGCCTTCGACCTCCGCGAGGTCGGACCGGCCGAGGACGTCGTCCGGAATCCCTCGCACCCGTACACGCGAGCGCTCCTCAAGGCGGTCCCCAACCTCGACGCGCCGCTCGAGACGATGCAGCCGATCGAGGGCTCCGCCCCGGACCCGGTGAACATCCCGCAGGGGTGTACCTACGCGCCACGGTGTCCGATCGCGGACGAGGAGTGTCGGACGACGGAACCGCACTTCCACGAGGTCGACGACGGCGGCGAACACGCGGTAACCTGTTTCCACTGGGAAGACGCCGACGAGGCGGTCGATCTCGATCCGCAAGCGCAGACGGCCAACGGGGAGACGGAGGTGAACCGATGA
- a CDS encoding ABC transporter permease codes for MSRTEAASDFETVSETNLTRSERYRQLVDEFVLAPARIVWHDWRARIAVTIIAFFLFLGTVGVRLVDEPRTNQGDRLVGAFRTLEHPLGTTASGVDILSQVVYATVPMIQMITAGAVFSVVVATVVGTTSGYKGGAVDQGLMTVTDVMLTIPGLPLVIVLAGVTDIGGNPYLIGVLLSINAWAGLARALRSQVLTLRDAEYVEASRIMGVSTPKILTTDIIPNLMPYITMNFVQQARAVIFGSVGLYFLGILPYNRTNWGVMMNDAVSQAGATSSMVAFHWLLMPMLAVIFLSMGLTLFAQSADRLFNPRVRARHAKTVGGDDTDDEVSS; via the coding sequence GTGAGTCGTACTGAGGCAGCCTCCGACTTCGAGACCGTCTCCGAGACCAACCTCACGCGATCGGAGCGGTACCGCCAGCTTGTCGACGAGTTCGTGCTCGCACCCGCCAGAATCGTCTGGCACGACTGGCGAGCGCGAATCGCCGTGACGATCATCGCCTTCTTCCTCTTCCTGGGGACCGTCGGCGTCCGGCTCGTCGACGAACCCCGGACGAACCAGGGCGATCGACTCGTCGGAGCGTTCCGCACGCTCGAGCACCCCCTCGGGACGACGGCTTCCGGCGTCGACATCCTCTCGCAGGTCGTCTACGCGACGGTGCCGATGATTCAGATGATCACCGCCGGGGCGGTGTTCTCGGTCGTCGTCGCGACGGTCGTCGGCACGACCTCGGGCTACAAGGGCGGAGCCGTCGATCAGGGGCTGATGACGGTGACCGACGTGATGCTGACGATCCCCGGGCTGCCGCTGGTGATCGTCCTCGCGGGCGTTACGGATATCGGCGGGAACCCGTACCTGATCGGCGTGTTGCTCTCGATCAACGCCTGGGCGGGACTGGCCCGCGCGTTGCGGTCGCAGGTCCTGACTCTGCGGGACGCAGAGTACGTGGAGGCCTCGCGGATCATGGGCGTCTCGACGCCGAAGATCCTCACCACGGACATCATCCCCAACCTGATGCCCTACATCACGATGAATTTCGTCCAGCAGGCCCGGGCAGTGATCTTCGGCTCCGTCGGACTGTACTTCCTGGGGATCCTCCCGTACAACCGGACCAACTGGGGCGTCATGATGAACGACGCGGTCTCCCAGGCGGGCGCGACCTCGTCGATGGTGGCGTTCCACTGGCTATTGATGCCGATGCTCGCCGTAATCTTCCTCTCGATGGGGCTGACGCTGTTCGCACAGTCGGCCGACCGCCTGTTCAACCCGCGGGTGCGCGCCCGCCACGCGAAGACGGTCGGCGGAGACGACACTGACGACGAGGTGAGTTCCTGA
- a CDS encoding ABC transporter permease, producing the protein MHYILKRTAQAIFTVFATITLTFALIRLLPGGPAQSMRAQMLEQGNDLTSEQINRQIEAQMNIAPDEPLYVQYAEYMASILTGDFGISTWHNEPVADILGSALPWTVFIMATSLFLAFVVGISLGAYMAYREGSTFDVSSTGVALLLNSIPDYVVALLALTFLGHQTGLFPTGGRYASGLEPGIHPEFLASVAYHGALPVLSMAVVAFGGWALDMRGNSIRVLGADYLHVARLRGLSEHRIALRYVARNAILPMYTNLMIAIGLMFGGAIIIEEIFAYPGIGFYLISAIDQRDYPVMMGAFILITIAVVIGVYIADLTYGKLDPRAKGGGSRESY; encoded by the coding sequence ATGCACTACATACTCAAGCGCACCGCGCAGGCGATCTTCACGGTCTTCGCCACGATCACGCTCACGTTCGCGCTCATCCGGCTCCTTCCGGGCGGTCCCGCACAGTCCATGCGGGCGCAGATGCTAGAACAGGGCAACGATCTGACGAGCGAGCAGATCAATCGCCAGATCGAGGCGCAGATGAACATCGCACCCGACGAGCCGCTGTACGTCCAGTACGCCGAGTACATGGCGAGCATCCTGACGGGGGACTTCGGTATCTCTACCTGGCACAACGAACCCGTCGCCGACATCCTCGGCAGCGCGCTCCCCTGGACGGTGTTCATCATGGCCACGTCGCTGTTCCTGGCGTTCGTCGTCGGGATCAGCCTCGGCGCGTACATGGCTTACCGCGAGGGGAGCACGTTCGACGTCTCCTCGACGGGCGTCGCGCTGCTGTTGAACTCGATCCCGGACTACGTCGTCGCGCTGCTCGCCCTGACGTTTCTCGGCCACCAGACCGGGCTGTTCCCGACCGGCGGGCGCTACGCCTCCGGCCTCGAGCCCGGGATTCACCCGGAGTTTCTGGCGAGCGTCGCCTACCACGGGGCCTTGCCCGTCCTGTCGATGGCCGTCGTCGCCTTCGGCGGCTGGGCGCTCGACATGCGAGGCAACAGCATCCGCGTCCTCGGCGCTGACTACCTGCACGTGGCCCGGCTGCGCGGGCTCTCCGAACACCGGATCGCGCTCCGGTACGTCGCGCGCAACGCGATCCTGCCGATGTACACCAACCTGATGATCGCCATCGGACTGATGTTCGGCGGCGCGATCATCATCGAGGAGATTTTCGCCTATCCCGGCATCGGCTTCTATCTGATCAGCGCGATCGACCAGCGCGACTACCCGGTGATGATGGGCGCGTTCATCCTGATCACGATCGCCGTCGTCATCGGCGTCTACATCGCCGACCTGACGTACGGAAAACTCGACCCCCGCGCCAAAGGAGGTGGCTCCCGTGAGTCGTACTGA
- a CDS encoding ABC transporter substrate-binding protein gives MREKDSHSTAVPAFARRRFMKGIGAAGGAALLAGCGGQEAGDGNGDDDDDGFEAGDTIETTEAELEMIQELAWITNQELPVLPVMEKLAQSFQRTDEWDVPEPDTSDLMYYWPTEWLPRFGDWRAGGDDDTLSLTQWDVPADAQYNPWNLTQYPEAHRGIYDRFMSYNIVEAEYEGYAISDWEFDGDSIELVVRDGLIWHDGDDVTATDVANQVKLDMYGGGTLRSFIDDVSDDVEAIDDDTVRIDFNTTLNTQVVVGTLQPTHLAAKDSVYGEYVERMDEAEDEDEELDAFSDLTQLSIDEPIGCGPFQFEEADSQRVLCSVFDDHPDADEINFDYAEYRYMPDNESRWNALQSGELDGEATLFMPQNQVEQLSDDVQIAEIPRHWGMGLVFNYDDEHMSERAVRHAVAHVIDRELVADNSAAGTGSKLGVTIPSGLTGDFTGRVEDEWLEGVADEFNRYETDEDRAAELLEDAGYSQEDGRWVDEDGEPIEIPVKVPEGFSDWVSGVETLVDQLDEFGFDAAMLTRGNETYFGQDFPEGDFVAAVEGWASFDHTYPYYHYDHIYTGGQGSLQQSGSFPDEFEVEPLHEDVRESEAVDPAEIVDSLATMAQEE, from the coding sequence ATGCGCGAGAAGGACTCTCACAGCACGGCGGTCCCGGCGTTCGCTCGCCGGCGATTTATGAAAGGAATCGGTGCCGCAGGCGGTGCGGCACTGCTGGCCGGATGCGGTGGACAGGAAGCCGGAGACGGAAACGGTGACGACGATGACGACGGTTTCGAGGCCGGCGATACCATCGAGACGACCGAAGCGGAACTCGAGATGATCCAGGAGCTCGCCTGGATCACGAACCAGGAACTCCCCGTGTTGCCGGTCATGGAGAAACTCGCCCAGTCGTTCCAGCGGACCGACGAGTGGGACGTGCCAGAGCCGGACACGTCCGACCTCATGTACTACTGGCCGACGGAGTGGCTCCCGCGGTTCGGCGACTGGCGGGCCGGCGGCGACGACGACACGCTGAGCCTCACCCAGTGGGACGTGCCGGCGGACGCCCAGTACAACCCCTGGAACCTGACGCAGTATCCCGAGGCCCACCGCGGCATCTACGATCGATTCATGAGCTACAACATCGTCGAGGCCGAGTACGAAGGGTACGCCATCTCCGACTGGGAGTTCGACGGCGACTCGATCGAGCTCGTCGTCAGAGACGGCCTGATCTGGCACGACGGCGACGACGTCACCGCCACGGACGTCGCCAATCAGGTCAAACTCGACATGTACGGGGGCGGGACGCTCCGCTCGTTCATCGACGACGTCAGCGACGACGTCGAAGCGATCGACGACGACACGGTACGGATCGATTTCAACACTACGCTCAACACGCAGGTCGTCGTCGGGACGCTCCAGCCGACGCACCTGGCCGCCAAGGACAGCGTCTACGGCGAGTACGTCGAACGCATGGACGAGGCCGAAGACGAGGACGAGGAACTCGACGCCTTCAGCGACCTCACCCAGCTATCGATCGACGAGCCGATCGGCTGCGGCCCGTTCCAGTTCGAGGAGGCTGACTCACAGCGCGTTCTCTGTTCGGTGTTCGACGACCACCCGGACGCCGACGAGATCAACTTCGACTACGCCGAGTACCGGTACATGCCGGACAACGAGAGCCGCTGGAACGCCCTCCAGAGCGGCGAACTCGACGGCGAGGCGACGCTGTTCATGCCCCAGAACCAGGTCGAGCAGCTCTCGGACGACGTCCAGATCGCCGAAATTCCGCGCCACTGGGGGATGGGACTCGTCTTCAACTACGACGACGAGCACATGAGCGAGCGGGCGGTTCGCCACGCGGTAGCCCACGTCATCGATCGCGAACTGGTCGCCGACAACTCCGCGGCGGGCACCGGATCCAAACTCGGCGTCACGATCCCCTCGGGTCTCACCGGCGACTTCACCGGCCGAGTCGAAGACGAGTGGCTTGAGGGCGTCGCCGACGAGTTCAACCGCTACGAGACCGACGAGGATCGCGCCGCGGAGCTGCTCGAGGACGCGGGCTACAGTCAGGAGGACGGCCGGTGGGTCGACGAGGACGGCGAGCCGATCGAGATCCCGGTCAAAGTGCCCGAAGGGTTCTCCGACTGGGTGTCGGGCGTCGAGACGCTCGTCGACCAGTTAGACGAGTTCGGCTTCGACGCGGCGATGCTCACCCGCGGCAACGAGACGTACTTCGGACAGGACTTCCCGGAGGGCGACTTCGTCGCCGCCGTCGAAGGCTGGGCGAGCTTCGATCACACGTACCCGTACTACCACTACGATCACATCTACACGGGCGGCCAGGGCAGCCTCCAGCAGTCGGGGAGCTTCCCGGACGAGTTCGAGGTCGAGCCGCTCCACGAGGACGTCCGCGAGAGCGAGGCGGTCGATCCCGCGGAGATCGTCGACTCGCTCGCGACGATGGCCCAGGAGGAGTAG
- a CDS encoding glycoside hydrolase family 13 protein has product MTSNDHGGDRRWWKEAVVYQVYPRSFNDSSGDGVGDIPGIVEKVDYLEALGVDVVWLNPVYESPMADNGYDIADYRSIHPQFGTMDDWERLLEELHARDMRLIMDLVVNHTSDEHEWFRRSREEDAEYEDYYYWREGEAPRASEESSGGRRERSEVLDEANGEAVSGPRGGDNGEEPPNNWDSFFGGSAWTYDEERGEYYLHLFDEKQPDLNWRNETVREEVYEMMRWWLERGIDGFRMDVINLVSKTRGLPDGDPDDGMTGDEHFVDGPRSAEYISEMCDRALAEYDVMTVGEMIGVDADTALEYVGEDGCGLSMLIHFEHMGVDTGDGGKWDVADLDLLELKGIITDWQETLADEGWNCLYLSNHDQPRAVSRFGDDGEYREESAKMLATFLFTLQGTPFVYQGQEIGMTNTTFEDPGDIRDVEAENFVDSSLESGEYDSYDELRPIVESRSRDNARTPMQWSDEEYAGFSESEPWIGVTGNYEEVNVEAARAESDSVWHYYRELIDLREERDIFVYGEYDPLLPGHPEVFAYRRTLEDEELLIVCNFFDGEPTVDLPRLADVEAPELVVGNYEDTEPKDGALELRPYEARVYEL; this is encoded by the coding sequence ATGACTAGCAATGACCACGGCGGCGACCGCCGGTGGTGGAAGGAAGCGGTCGTCTATCAGGTGTATCCGCGGAGTTTCAACGACTCGAGCGGAGACGGCGTCGGTGACATTCCCGGCATCGTCGAGAAGGTCGACTACCTCGAGGCGCTGGGCGTCGACGTCGTCTGGCTCAACCCGGTCTACGAGTCGCCGATGGCGGACAACGGCTACGACATCGCCGACTATCGGTCGATCCACCCGCAGTTCGGGACGATGGACGACTGGGAGCGCCTGCTCGAGGAACTTCACGCCCGGGACATGCGCCTGATCATGGACCTGGTTGTCAACCACACCTCGGACGAACACGAGTGGTTCCGCCGCTCGCGCGAAGAGGACGCGGAGTACGAGGACTACTATTACTGGCGGGAGGGCGAAGCCCCTCGCGCCTCGGAAGAGTCGAGCGGTGGGAGGCGAGAACGAAGTGAGGTCCTCGATGAAGCGAACGGCGAAGCCGTGAGCGGCCCGCGAGGCGGTGATAACGGGGAAGAGCCGCCGAACAACTGGGATTCCTTCTTCGGCGGCTCCGCGTGGACGTACGACGAGGAGCGCGGCGAGTACTACCTCCACCTGTTCGACGAGAAGCAACCGGATCTGAACTGGCGCAACGAGACGGTCCGCGAGGAGGTATACGAGATGATGCGCTGGTGGCTCGAGCGGGGGATCGACGGCTTCCGGATGGACGTCATCAACCTCGTCTCGAAGACGCGAGGGCTCCCGGACGGCGATCCGGACGACGGGATGACCGGCGACGAACACTTCGTCGACGGCCCCCGCTCGGCCGAGTACATCAGCGAAATGTGCGACCGCGCGCTCGCGGAGTACGACGTGATGACCGTCGGCGAGATGATCGGCGTCGACGCCGACACCGCCCTGGAGTACGTCGGCGAGGACGGCTGCGGTCTGTCGATGCTGATTCACTTCGAGCACATGGGCGTCGACACCGGCGACGGCGGCAAGTGGGACGTCGCGGACCTCGATCTCCTCGAACTGAAGGGGATAATCACCGACTGGCAGGAGACGCTCGCGGACGAAGGCTGGAACTGTCTCTACCTGAGCAACCACGACCAGCCGCGTGCGGTCTCCCGGTTCGGCGACGACGGCGAGTACCGCGAGGAGTCGGCGAAGATGCTCGCCACGTTCCTCTTTACGCTGCAGGGGACGCCGTTCGTCTACCAGGGCCAGGAGATCGGGATGACGAACACGACGTTCGAGGATCCCGGCGACATTCGCGACGTCGAGGCCGAGAATTTCGTCGACTCGAGCCTCGAATCCGGCGAGTACGACTCCTACGACGAACTGCGGCCGATCGTCGAGTCCCGGAGCCGCGACAACGCGCGGACCCCGATGCAGTGGTCGGACGAGGAATACGCAGGGTTCAGCGAGAGCGAGCCCTGGATCGGCGTCACGGGCAACTACGAGGAGGTTAACGTCGAGGCGGCCCGCGCGGAATCGGATTCCGTCTGGCACTACTACCGCGAACTGATCGACCTGCGCGAGGAGCGCGATATCTTCGTCTACGGCGAGTACGACCCGCTCCTACCCGGCCATCCCGAGGTGTTCGCCTACCGGCGGACGCTCGAGGACGAGGAACTGCTGATCGTCTGTAACTTCTTCGACGGCGAACCCACCGTCGACCTGCCGCGGCTCGCCGACGTCGAGGCGCCCGAACTCGTGGTCGGCAACTACGAGGACACCGAGCCGAAAGACGGCGCGCTCGAACTTCGACCGTACGAGGCGCGCGTTTACGAACTGTAA